In Arthrobacter citreus, a single genomic region encodes these proteins:
- a CDS encoding phosphotransferase family protein codes for MQEILGKEWTISPAGGFTGEAYIAENNDKRLFLKRNSSPFLAVLSAAGFVPKLVWTRRLENGDVLTAQEWVIARSLEPFELSAKGVAQFLYRIHSSKELLYMLTKLGINPLEPQDLLQTIVGNLTEEFTQSQIIVKGIEYLEENMPSFDPEDLVVCHSDLNHHNWLLTEANNLYLIDWDEAIIADKAFDLGMFLFTYVDQNDWEKWLRNYGIKLTDELLNRMTWYVVAQTIIWIKWYTLRENEKQTQKMKSLLEKILDFK; via the coding sequence ATACAAGAAATACTCGGAAAAGAATGGACAATCTCGCCAGCCGGTGGTTTCACTGGTGAAGCGTATATAGCTGAAAACAATGATAAGAGATTATTTCTTAAACGAAATTCTTCTCCTTTTTTAGCAGTTTTATCAGCAGCTGGTTTTGTTCCAAAATTAGTTTGGACTAGAAGACTAGAAAATGGTGATGTACTTACTGCTCAAGAGTGGGTAATCGCACGTAGTCTTGAACCTTTCGAGCTGTCAGCGAAAGGGGTTGCACAATTCTTATATCGTATCCACTCCTCCAAAGAATTGTTATATATGTTAACGAAGCTCGGGATTAATCCATTAGAACCTCAAGATTTACTTCAAACAATTGTAGGAAATTTAACTGAGGAATTTACACAAAGCCAGATTATCGTAAAAGGCATTGAATATTTAGAAGAAAATATGCCATCTTTTGACCCAGAAGACTTAGTTGTTTGTCATAGTGATTTAAATCATCATAATTGGTTATTAACTGAGGCGAATAATTTATATTTAATCGATTGGGATGAAGCAATTATTGCTGATAAAGCATTTGATCTAGGTATGTTTTTATTTACTTATGTAGACCAAAACGATTGGGAAAAATGGCTACGTAATTATGGAATAAAATTAACAGATGAACTATTGAACCGAATGACTTGGTATGTTGTTGCTCAAACAATCATCTGGATCAAATGGTATACTTTGCGTGAAAATGAAAAGCAGACTCAAAAAATGAAGAGCCTGCTTGAGAAAATATTAGACTTTAAATAA
- the pulA gene encoding type I pullulanase encodes MFHIKRAYEAYIDGFQEITMIIPKSNKHTVHSYFELIYEDNRKTKLPIVTRIEFERFIKYTVFTPEVLLLENKYEIEDEFGVRTDLQVGGVIRSNDFDEKYAYDGEDLGASYSSHSTQFKLWAPTASKVKLRIYQNHGDEEKFTEKLMERDGKGTWKVVIDQDCDGLVYNYLVCVNLIWREAVDPYAKAVTLNGKNSVVIDLSKASHVSKVNNPPQSKYTDCIIYEASIRDFTSHPLSGVHKKGSFEGFHEKGTTYNELSTGLDYLCQLGVTHIELLPFFDFEGIEENNPFQSYNWGYNPLNFNAPEGSYSLKPEEPMTRITELKKLISVYHEHGLRIIMDVVYNHVYELQTSNFEKIVPGYYFRQDERGLPSNGTGVGNDFASERLMARRFILQSLKYWTEEYDIDGFRFDLMGILDTDTMNQIVTELTILKPEIIIFGEGWDLNTSLSPSSRKATINQSHQLSKIGFFNDKFRDGIKGSTFSVQEIGFIQGNLNHDYLSDLLLGSVGINNQVSLFQEPYQSINYVESHDNHTMWDRLKLSNGKDSEELLKKRHILGTSIVLFSFGVPFIHSGQEFFRTKEGIENSYNSGDTVNSIDWARAERESSYINIVKEFIAIRKRFNCLRFSLKEEIVRHIKSVKVHQNIIGYRIIGIEEIDGVKEIMVLFHNGLKDTTIDLGNEDNWEYVWDGNKHYVEKGIKAECNKLPIPLLSTVVLVKY; translated from the coding sequence TTGTTTCATATTAAAAGGGCTTACGAAGCTTATATAGATGGATTTCAAGAAATAACAATGATTATTCCCAAATCGAACAAACATACAGTGCATTCTTATTTTGAACTAATTTATGAGGATAATCGGAAAACTAAGCTTCCTATTGTTACACGAATAGAGTTTGAAAGGTTTATAAAATATACTGTTTTCACACCTGAGGTTCTTTTATTAGAAAACAAGTATGAGATTGAAGATGAATTTGGGGTACGTACAGATTTACAAGTTGGCGGTGTCATACGTTCAAATGATTTTGATGAAAAATATGCTTATGACGGAGAAGATTTAGGTGCGAGTTATTCAAGTCATTCCACGCAATTTAAGCTATGGGCACCAACTGCATCGAAGGTTAAATTAAGAATTTATCAAAATCATGGTGATGAAGAAAAATTTACTGAAAAGTTAATGGAACGTGACGGAAAAGGGACATGGAAAGTAGTAATCGATCAAGATTGTGATGGATTAGTTTATAACTATTTAGTATGTGTAAATCTGATTTGGAGAGAAGCTGTTGACCCTTACGCTAAAGCAGTGACTTTAAATGGTAAAAATAGTGTTGTAATTGACTTGTCAAAGGCTAGCCATGTTAGTAAGGTAAATAATCCTCCACAAAGTAAGTATACGGATTGTATTATTTATGAAGCTAGTATTAGAGATTTTACTTCACATCCATTAAGTGGAGTTCATAAAAAAGGATCCTTCGAAGGATTTCATGAAAAAGGAACTACTTACAATGAATTATCAACAGGGTTGGATTACTTATGTCAATTAGGTGTTACACATATTGAACTTCTGCCATTCTTTGATTTTGAGGGGATAGAAGAAAATAACCCATTCCAAAGCTATAATTGGGGCTATAATCCGTTAAACTTTAATGCACCAGAAGGTAGTTATAGTTTAAAACCGGAAGAACCGATGACAAGGATCACTGAACTAAAAAAACTTATTTCAGTTTATCATGAGCATGGATTACGGATTATTATGGATGTTGTTTATAATCATGTTTACGAATTACAAACTAGTAATTTTGAAAAAATTGTACCTGGATATTATTTTAGACAAGATGAACGAGGTTTACCTTCGAATGGCACTGGGGTAGGGAATGATTTTGCATCTGAAAGACTGATGGCAAGACGTTTTATTCTTCAATCGCTCAAGTATTGGACTGAAGAATATGACATCGATGGGTTTAGATTTGATTTAATGGGAATTTTAGATACGGATACAATGAATCAGATTGTAACTGAATTGACAATCTTAAAACCAGAAATAATTATTTTTGGAGAAGGCTGGGATTTGAACACATCATTAAGTCCTTCATCTCGAAAAGCAACAATCAACCAAAGTCATCAATTATCAAAGATTGGATTTTTTAACGATAAATTCAGGGATGGTATAAAAGGAAGTACATTTTCGGTTCAAGAAATAGGATTTATCCAAGGGAATCTTAATCATGATTATTTGTCCGATCTACTTTTGGGTAGCGTCGGAATTAATAACCAGGTATCTTTATTTCAAGAGCCTTATCAATCAATAAACTATGTTGAATCGCATGATAATCACACTATGTGGGACCGATTGAAGCTTTCAAATGGAAAAGATAGTGAAGAATTACTAAAGAAGAGACACATACTTGGCACCAGTATTGTCCTGTTTTCATTTGGAGTTCCGTTTATTCATAGCGGGCAGGAGTTCTTTCGAACAAAAGAAGGTATTGAAAACAGTTATAATTCAGGGGACACTGTTAATAGCATTGATTGGGCCAGAGCAGAACGTGAATCGAGTTATATAAATATAGTAAAAGAGTTTATTGCGATTCGAAAGCGCTTTAATTGCCTCCGGTTTTCTTTAAAAGAAGAAATAGTAAGGCATATAAAGTCAGTCAAGGTCCATCAAAATATAATTGGCTATCGCATTATTGGAATAGAAGAGATTGACGGTGTTAAAGAAATAATGGTGTTATTTCATAACGGCCTAAAGGATACTACTATTGATCTCGGAAATGAAGACAATTGGGAATATGTATGGGATGGTAATAAACATTATGTTGAAAAAGGTATAAAAGCTGAATGTAATAAATTACCAATACCATTACTTTCTACTGTTGTATTAGTAAAATACTAG
- a CDS encoding polysaccharide biosynthesis protein, with amino-acid sequence MSDSKLLRGTFILTAGTFLIKFLGMIYTFPFYALVGSKGSALYNYGYVPYTLFISIATAGVPLAVAKFVSKYNAIEEYETSRRLFHASQLLLICTGILSFLTLYIIAPYIAPLMIPKDSKGNSVKDVVSVMRIVSTALILVPSQSLYRGFFQGHQSTGPTTVSQLIEQIVRIVFTLVGSYLILKVFGGTITQAVGLSTFAATIGAVGGILNLLWYWKKRKVHLDELLPKSKGLIYPTKIVMFKELFSYSIPYVFVGLAIPLYQLVDQFTYNRAMEAIGLKDIAENTYVMFSYTSHKLVMIPVSLATAFGLTLVPAITEAFVNNNHKKLQSQITQTYQVVFFLTLPAVVGISVLAEPIYSAFYQKSTLGGSILGFYAPVALLYSLFTVNVAILQGLDKQKYAIIGLVGGVIIKIVLNVPLIYAFETYGAVLATALGYLFSIVYNFYYIRKHANFSFNRVFRRIFFMIILSLLMAAAVFGVEYLLGFFWTYKDGRIISMFLIIIGAVIGAVVYLGVAYKFNLFEIILGTRLQNRFKFGKRG; translated from the coding sequence ATGTCAGATTCAAAATTGCTAAGAGGTACCTTCATATTAACTGCTGGTACATTTTTAATAAAATTTCTCGGAATGATTTATACATTCCCTTTTTATGCGTTAGTCGGTTCAAAGGGGTCTGCATTATATAATTATGGTTACGTTCCATATACATTATTTATCAGTATAGCTACTGCAGGTGTTCCGTTAGCTGTAGCAAAGTTCGTTTCAAAATACAATGCAATTGAAGAATATGAAACAAGTAGGAGGCTGTTCCACGCAAGTCAGTTACTCCTAATTTGTACAGGTATTCTGTCATTTTTAACACTGTATATTATTGCACCTTATATAGCACCGCTTATGATTCCAAAGGATTCGAAAGGTAATAGTGTAAAAGATGTAGTATCAGTTATGCGAATAGTTAGTACTGCATTAATTTTAGTACCTTCTCAAAGTTTATATAGGGGTTTTTTCCAGGGACATCAATCAACAGGTCCAACTACTGTTTCTCAGTTAATTGAACAAATTGTTCGTATTGTATTTACTTTAGTTGGAAGTTATTTAATCCTAAAAGTATTTGGTGGAACAATTACACAAGCAGTTGGTTTATCAACATTTGCAGCTACGATCGGTGCTGTAGGTGGAATTTTAAACTTACTTTGGTATTGGAAAAAACGAAAAGTACATTTAGATGAACTTCTCCCGAAATCAAAAGGATTAATTTATCCGACTAAAATAGTAATGTTTAAAGAATTATTTTCATATTCAATTCCGTATGTATTTGTTGGACTTGCAATCCCGTTATATCAATTAGTTGATCAATTTACTTACAATAGGGCAATGGAAGCCATTGGATTAAAAGATATTGCAGAGAATACTTATGTAATGTTTTCATACACGAGTCACAAACTAGTTATGATTCCAGTTTCACTAGCAACAGCATTCGGTTTAACACTTGTACCTGCAATCACTGAAGCATTCGTAAATAACAATCATAAAAAACTACAAAGTCAAATTACCCAGACCTACCAGGTTGTGTTTTTCTTAACTCTCCCTGCTGTAGTAGGTATTTCGGTATTGGCTGAACCAATTTATAGTGCTTTTTATCAAAAAAGTACACTTGGTGGAAGTATTTTAGGTTTTTATGCGCCAGTAGCTTTACTTTACTCACTTTTCACAGTAAATGTGGCAATATTACAAGGTTTAGATAAACAAAAATATGCGATTATTGGTTTAGTTGGCGGAGTAATAATAAAAATAGTGTTGAATGTACCACTAATTTATGCATTTGAGACATATGGTGCAGTATTAGCGACAGCATTAGGCTATTTATTTTCAATCGTATATAATTTCTATTATATCCGTAAACACGCTAATTTCTCATTCAATAGAGTGTTTAGACGAATATTCTTTATGATTATTTTATCATTATTAATGGCTGCAGCAGTTTTTGGCGTTGAATATTTATTAGGCTTCTTTTGGACTTATAAAGATGGTCGAATTATTTCAATGTTCCTAATTATCATCGGTGCAGTGATCGGAGCGGTAGTTTATCTAGGAGTTGCATATAAATTTAATTTATTTGAAATTATATTAGGTACTCGCTTGCAGAATCGTTTTAAGTTCGGAAAAAGAGGATAA
- a CDS encoding DeoR/GlpR transcriptional regulator, translating into MNSGTSRMLTRIKAIYMYISENGTVSTKDLVEEFGITPRTIQRDLNILEFNNLVYSPSRGKWAVTGKKVKASS; encoded by the coding sequence TTGAATTCTGGAACTTCTCGAATGCTGACTCGAATTAAAGCCATTTACATGTATATTAGTGAAAATGGCACCGTTTCTACAAAAGACCTAGTGGAGGAGTTTGGTATAACACCTAGAACAATCCAACGAGATTTAAACATTTTAGAGTTTAATAATCTAGTTTATAGTCCAAGTAGGGGAAAATGGGCCGTAACAGGGAAAAAAGTAAAAGCTTCTTCTTAA
- a CDS encoding NAD(P)/FAD-dependent oxidoreductase encodes MNYDVIVIGGGTSGLMAAISAAENKAKVLLLEKGNKLGQKLLISGGGRCNVTNRLPVEEVIKHIPGNGRFLYSAFSIYNNEDIIQFFEKMGVALKEEDHGRMFPVSNDSKSVLNALIQKLKKHHVDIQINRKVKEVLYEEGKVVGILLDDQTVIHTKSVVLAVGGKSVPHTGSTGDGYAWARKAGHTITELFPTEVPITSSEDFIQNKSLQGLALRDIELSVLNPKGKKVIAHKMDMLFTHFGISGPAALRCSQFVYKVQQKFKTKNVMMAIDCFPDQNEETLFQEMNYILKEEPKKSIKNVLKGFVPERYLLFLLSKCGIDEATPCIEIAAIKLRELVQSFKSFTFAVNGTLSIEKAFVTGGGVATKEIHPKEMSSKIMNGLYFCGEILDVHGYTGGYNITAAFVTGRLAGASAAEYSKTNF; translated from the coding sequence ATGAATTATGATGTAATAGTAATAGGTGGCGGAACTTCTGGTCTGATGGCTGCAATTAGCGCTGCTGAAAACAAAGCTAAAGTACTTTTACTTGAAAAAGGAAATAAATTAGGGCAAAAACTACTTATTTCAGGTGGTGGACGCTGTAATGTAACGAATCGATTACCAGTAGAAGAAGTTATTAAACATATACCTGGAAATGGCCGTTTTTTATATAGCGCATTCTCTATTTATAATAATGAGGATATCATACAGTTTTTCGAAAAGATGGGGGTCGCTTTAAAAGAAGAAGATCACGGAAGAATGTTTCCTGTTTCGAATGATTCAAAATCAGTATTAAATGCATTAATTCAAAAACTAAAAAAACATCATGTCGATATACAAATTAATCGAAAAGTTAAAGAAGTACTCTATGAAGAAGGAAAAGTAGTAGGCATCTTACTTGATGACCAAACTGTTATACACACCAAAAGTGTTGTTCTTGCAGTTGGCGGAAAGTCTGTACCTCATACAGGTTCAACAGGCGACGGTTATGCATGGGCAAGAAAAGCTGGGCATACAATTACAGAGCTATTTCCAACAGAAGTACCGATCACTTCAAGCGAAGACTTTATTCAAAATAAATCATTACAAGGTCTTGCTTTAAGAGATATAGAATTAAGTGTACTGAACCCAAAAGGGAAAAAAGTTATAGCACATAAAATGGACATGCTATTTACTCATTTTGGAATTTCTGGCCCTGCTGCTTTAAGATGTAGCCAATTTGTATATAAAGTCCAACAAAAATTTAAAACAAAAAATGTCATGATGGCTATTGATTGTTTCCCTGACCAAAATGAAGAAACACTATTTCAAGAAATGAACTATATCCTAAAAGAGGAACCTAAAAAATCCATTAAAAATGTACTAAAAGGATTTGTTCCAGAAAGATATTTATTATTTTTACTATCAAAATGCGGTATTGATGAAGCCACTCCTTGTATTGAAATTGCCGCTATAAAATTAAGAGAGCTTGTCCAATCCTTTAAGAGCTTTACATTTGCAGTAAACGGAACTCTTTCAATTGAGAAAGCATTCGTCACAGGCGGAGGAGTCGCTACAAAGGAAATACATCCAAAAGAAATGTCATCTAAAATCATGAACGGCCTATATTTTTGTGGCGAAATTCTAGATGTACATGGATATACTGGTGGATACAACATTACTGCTGCGTTTGTAACGGGTAGACTAGCAGGAGCTTCAGCTGCCGAGTATTCAAAAACAAATTTCTAA
- a CDS encoding DUF2553 family protein: MPKTLKIDITDKVIGKFKDGHMELYSSKYLIGKFFFKDLNQSFQLADGYVEEDGRFYLLVNLQHEQSSARL, from the coding sequence TTGCCTAAAACATTGAAAATTGATATTACTGATAAAGTAATAGGTAAATTTAAAGATGGGCATATGGAATTGTATTCATCAAAGTATTTAATAGGTAAGTTTTTCTTTAAAGATTTAAACCAATCTTTTCAATTGGCAGATGGTTATGTTGAAGAGGATGGACGATTTTATTTATTAGTGAATTTGCAACACGAACAATCGAGTGCTCGCCTTTGA
- a CDS encoding rRNA pseudouridine synthase, translating to MRIDKILSNMGYGSRKEVKSLLKQGVVKVGDNIVKSPKEHVDIEQQVVTVNGEVVEYKKFVYLMMNKPPGVISATEDSEHETVIGLLEYEDIIFEPFPVGRLDKDTEGLLLITNDGHLAHQLLSPKKHVPKKYYATIDGIVTEDDIKAFEKGVTLEDGYLTKPGYLTILKSGAESEIELVIMEGKFHQVKRMFEAVGKTVTYLKRLEMGPLKLDEDLELGEYRELTDEEIDMLKSVNEEK from the coding sequence ATGAGAATTGATAAAATTTTATCCAATATGGGATATGGAAGTAGGAAAGAAGTTAAATCTTTACTAAAACAAGGTGTTGTAAAAGTAGGGGACAATATTGTCAAAAGCCCAAAAGAGCATGTAGATATTGAACAACAAGTAGTAACGGTAAACGGTGAAGTAGTAGAGTATAAAAAATTTGTGTATTTAATGATGAACAAGCCTCCAGGTGTTATATCTGCTACAGAAGATTCAGAACATGAAACAGTTATCGGATTATTAGAATATGAAGATATAATTTTCGAACCATTCCCAGTTGGTCGTTTAGATAAGGATACAGAAGGTTTGTTATTAATAACGAATGATGGTCATTTGGCGCATCAATTACTTTCTCCCAAAAAACATGTACCAAAGAAGTATTACGCAACGATTGATGGAATTGTAACGGAAGACGACATTAAAGCATTTGAAAAAGGTGTAACTTTAGAAGATGGTTATTTGACGAAACCAGGTTATTTAACAATTCTTAAATCTGGCGCGGAATCAGAAATAGAATTAGTTATTATGGAAGGTAAGTTCCATCAAGTAAAAAGAATGTTTGAAGCAGTCGGAAAGACAGTTACTTATTTAAAAAGACTTGAGATGGGTCCTTTAAAATTAGATGAGGATTTAGAGTTAGGTGAATATAGAGAATTAACTGATGAAGAGATCGACATGTTAAAGTCTGTTAACGAAGAAAAATAA
- the pepV gene encoding dipeptidase PepV — translation MTQINWMEEVLKRKEDYLKQTIELLNIESVYDESTISKEAPMGKGINEALTYMLNLGEKDGFIPKNVDGFAGHLEMGSGEELVGILCHLDVVPAGDGWSHDPFDAIIKDGNIYARGAIDDKGPTMAAYYAMKIVKEIGLPINKRVRMILGTDEESQWRCVDHYFENEEMPTMGFAPDADFPIIYAEKGILDINFNQVQLTEDNESEYKLVSFSSGRRVNMVPDHAKAIVSGPSFDQEAFTKHISELGCKAQISEENGKQVLVVEGVSVHGMEPDKGKNAGIALASFLNQFGFNVNADRFLNFIVENFKGDSRGKNMGVAFNDDITGDLTINLGIMQYEENKGGTFGLTLRYPVTTDIDFVISTLTERGNKFSFEYNEIKNSTPHHVPKDHPLIQTLQKVYEEQTGEEATLLTIGGGTYARSLSAGVAFGPLFLGKPEVAHQKDEYAEIDDLLKAIAIYAQAIAELVK, via the coding sequence ATGACACAAATTAATTGGATGGAAGAAGTATTAAAACGTAAAGAAGACTACCTTAAGCAAACGATTGAGCTTCTGAATATTGAAAGTGTATATGATGAGTCAACAATTTCAAAAGAAGCACCGATGGGCAAAGGGATTAATGAAGCACTTACATACATGTTAAATTTAGGTGAAAAAGACGGTTTTATTCCAAAAAATGTTGATGGATTTGCTGGCCACTTAGAAATGGGAAGCGGTGAAGAATTAGTAGGTATTCTTTGTCACTTAGATGTAGTACCTGCTGGTGATGGCTGGTCTCATGATCCATTTGATGCAATTATTAAAGATGGAAATATTTATGCACGAGGTGCAATTGACGATAAAGGTCCTACAATGGCTGCATATTATGCGATGAAGATTGTAAAAGAAATAGGGCTGCCTATTAATAAACGTGTACGAATGATCCTTGGAACAGATGAAGAAAGTCAATGGCGTTGTGTAGATCATTACTTTGAAAATGAAGAAATGCCTACGATGGGCTTTGCTCCAGATGCAGATTTCCCGATTATTTACGCTGAAAAGGGAATATTAGATATTAACTTCAACCAAGTACAATTAACTGAAGATAATGAGAGTGAGTATAAATTAGTGTCATTCTCTTCAGGTAGAAGAGTAAACATGGTACCTGATCATGCAAAAGCAATCGTTTCAGGACCAAGCTTTGATCAAGAAGCTTTTACAAAACACATTAGTGAATTAGGTTGTAAAGCTCAAATATCTGAAGAAAACGGCAAACAAGTTTTAGTTGTAGAAGGCGTATCAGTTCATGGTATGGAGCCAGATAAAGGTAAAAATGCTGGTATTGCATTAGCAAGCTTCTTAAACCAATTTGGTTTTAATGTAAATGCTGATCGTTTCTTAAACTTTATCGTTGAAAACTTCAAAGGTGATTCTCGTGGTAAAAACATGGGTGTTGCGTTTAATGATGATATTACTGGAGATTTAACAATTAATTTAGGGATCATGCAATACGAAGAAAATAAAGGTGGTACATTTGGGTTAACTTTACGTTACCCAGTGACAACTGATATAGACTTTGTTATTTCAACACTTACTGAACGTGGAAATAAGTTTAGCTTTGAGTATAATGAAATTAAAAATTCAACCCCTCACCATGTACCTAAGGATCATCCTTTAATTCAAACTTTACAAAAAGTATATGAAGAGCAAACAGGTGAAGAAGCGACATTATTAACAATCGGTGGAGGCACATATGCACGCTCATTAAGTGCAGGCGTAGCTTTCGGACCGTTATTCTTAGGTAAACCAGAAGTAGCTCATCAAAAAGATGAATATGCTGAAATTGATGATTTATTAAAAGCGATTGCAATTTATGCTCAGGCGATTGCTGAATTAGTTAAATAA
- a CDS encoding MFS transporter, with protein sequence MNTLQARKNSILLIFKGYYFCLFFAIGSLGPLLSSYFKNVLDLSTSQIGILMSLTPIVAIFSQPLWGMLSDMTLNPKKMLLIAQVSTIVIALFYSTITSYGMLLFVVVLLSMTQSALIPLSDSIALNYVQKIGGNYGAIRLYGSIGFAIAVLVSGRLAELFGLAIIFFIFAFCVLVGLGISIFIPNATTISKREPILKGVPILLSNKRFLLFLICAFLVFGPISANNTYFGLYIQSLGGTLTGVGIAFLISAGSEAPFLQVAKRLINRFGIYNILIATALVSAFRWYFYFTNPPMPILFLSCLTQGLSVGLFIPAALQFVREQAPDSLKATAVTIYSGLGLGMGEWFCTFVSGFISEAFSIKAIYILFGTLSVVAVGIMQYLKKDSNINHKKEIA encoded by the coding sequence TTGAACACATTACAAGCACGTAAAAATAGTATCTTACTAATTTTTAAGGGCTATTATTTTTGTTTATTTTTTGCAATAGGATCACTAGGACCGTTACTTTCATCTTACTTTAAAAATGTGTTGGATTTGTCAACTTCACAAATTGGTATCTTAATGTCGCTTACGCCGATCGTTGCAATTTTTTCACAGCCTCTATGGGGAATGCTTAGTGACATGACGCTAAATCCTAAAAAAATGTTGCTTATAGCGCAAGTCTCCACAATTGTAATTGCACTTTTCTATTCTACAATCACTTCGTATGGCATGCTTTTATTTGTTGTCGTCTTGTTATCAATGACACAAAGTGCTTTAATTCCTCTTTCAGATAGTATTGCACTGAATTATGTCCAAAAAATTGGTGGGAATTACGGAGCTATACGATTATATGGCTCAATTGGATTTGCTATTGCTGTATTAGTTTCGGGAAGATTAGCTGAGTTATTTGGTTTAGCAATTATATTTTTCATATTTGCATTTTGTGTTTTAGTTGGTTTAGGCATTTCAATCTTTATTCCAAATGCTACGACCATTAGTAAAAGGGAGCCAATCTTAAAGGGTGTCCCAATTTTGCTATCTAATAAAAGATTTTTGCTATTTTTAATTTGTGCCTTTTTAGTTTTTGGACCAATTAGTGCAAATAATACTTACTTCGGTTTATATATTCAATCCTTAGGTGGAACATTAACAGGTGTTGGTATTGCTTTTCTAATTTCTGCAGGAAGCGAAGCGCCGTTTTTACAAGTAGCTAAACGATTAATTAATCGTTTTGGGATATATAATATATTAATTGCAACCGCTTTAGTATCGGCTTTCAGATGGTATTTTTATTTTACAAATCCTCCGATGCCTATCTTATTTTTATCTTGTCTTACACAAGGATTATCAGTTGGATTATTTATTCCTGCGGCTCTCCAATTTGTAAGAGAACAAGCACCAGATTCTTTAAAGGCAACAGCCGTTACGATTTATTCTGGTTTAGGCTTAGGAATGGGAGAATGGTTCTGTACTTTTGTAAGTGGGTTTATATCAGAGGCATTTTCAATTAAAGCAATTTATATTTTATTTGGAACGCTTAGTGTAGTTGCAGTTGGTATCATGCAATACTTAAAAAAGGATTCAAATATTAATCATAAAAAGGAGATTGCATGA
- the thpR gene encoding RNA 2',3'-cyclic phosphodiesterase — translation MSEHYFLAVPLPLQIKEKLDDFSQKWVGKLPFKKWTFKDDFHITLSFLGPVTYTKSVELMDQLKEELDDFKSFNLTVQHLGIFGNDAKPRVWWFGLENSIELINLQHRISNICEKIGFSVEKRSYNPHITIAKKYNDIFDKEFKVPFTWEEDPLKFEADEIILYKIQPSKKPSYQSVASIKLK, via the coding sequence TTGAGTGAACATTATTTTCTTGCTGTTCCTTTGCCATTACAAATTAAAGAAAAATTAGATGATTTTTCACAAAAGTGGGTCGGAAAATTACCATTTAAAAAATGGACTTTTAAAGATGATTTTCATATTACTTTATCATTTTTAGGCCCAGTTACATATACCAAAAGTGTAGAACTAATGGATCAATTAAAAGAAGAGCTTGATGATTTCAAAAGCTTCAACTTGACCGTCCAACATTTAGGGATATTTGGGAATGATGCAAAGCCACGTGTATGGTGGTTTGGTCTTGAAAATAGCATTGAATTAATCAATCTACAACATAGAATAAGTAATATATGTGAAAAAATTGGATTTTCAGTTGAAAAACGTTCTTATAATCCGCATATTACAATCGCAAAAAAATATAATGATATATTCGATAAAGAATTTAAGGTCCCATTTACCTGGGAGGAAGACCCACTAAAATTTGAAGCGGATGAAATCATTTTATATAAGATTCAACCTTCTAAGAAACCAAGTTATCAAAGTGTAGCGTCAATTAAGTTGAAGTAA